Proteins encoded within one genomic window of Timaviella obliquedivisa GSE-PSE-MK23-08B:
- a CDS encoding peptidylprolyl isomerase: MTSESFLTIDEQPISVGQVIRYLQANRKLDGFIGEIVRQFVIERELQAHQELGVSSVLVEQAVIDFRVQQQLLDPQQFQEWLASNGLTYEAFHAQIGMSFKLKKLKEEAIAPKLQEYFLDRKVFLDRVVLSRIIVAEQELAEELHSQLQEGAKFEQLAREFSLTDDRVMNGMVGPVSRGTMPDILRAAIDLAKPGDVVGPLGLEDRWGLFRVEEFIPATLDDPQLNQSLQDELFEQWLGEKIQQLPIKLQVT, from the coding sequence ATGACATCCGAATCTTTTCTAACGATTGATGAACAGCCCATCTCTGTGGGGCAAGTCATTCGATATTTACAAGCCAATCGCAAGCTAGATGGGTTTATTGGCGAAATTGTGCGCCAGTTTGTGATTGAACGCGAGCTTCAGGCACATCAGGAATTGGGCGTTAGTTCAGTGCTGGTTGAGCAAGCAGTTATTGATTTTCGGGTGCAGCAGCAGTTGCTTGATCCCCAACAGTTCCAAGAGTGGCTGGCAAGTAATGGGTTAACGTATGAGGCATTCCATGCGCAAATTGGCATGAGCTTCAAGCTGAAGAAATTAAAGGAAGAGGCGATTGCCCCGAAACTGCAAGAGTATTTTCTCGATCGCAAAGTTTTTCTCGATCGCGTCGTCCTTTCCCGCATTATTGTCGCCGAGCAGGAACTTGCCGAAGAACTGCATAGTCAACTTCAAGAAGGCGCTAAGTTTGAGCAGCTAGCCCGCGAGTTTTCCCTGACAGACGATCGCGTTATGAATGGGATGGTGGGGCCTGTCAGTCGCGGTACAATGCCGGATATCTTACGAGCCGCGATCGACCTGGCAAAACCGGGCGATGTCGTAGGGCCTTTGGGCTTAGAAGATCGGTGGGGCTTATTCCGGGTTGAAGAATTCATTCCTGCCACACTCGATGATCCCCAGCTTAATCAAAGTTTGCAGGATGAACTGTTCGAGCAGTGGTTAGGCGAAAAAATTCAACAACTCCCGATTAAGCTACAGGTGACTTAA
- a CDS encoding phosphoribulokinase has protein sequence MSDRPIVLGIVGDSAAGKTTLTKGIAQVLGEENVTTICTDDYHRYDRTQRAEMGISALHPDCNYLDIIQQHLALLRTGQPILKPIYNHTTGGFDAPEYIKPSKFVIVEGLLGYSTRGMRDSYDVKVYLAPPETLRTAWKVKRDTRKRGYTEAEVLEQMRKREHDSEAYIRPQRQWADMVATFYPPADNAQQTDLMLNVNLVLRPTLPHPELNKILPEGSDLSSAVRLELQRDMGKPVDVLAIDGHATAEQVREMERMLCSEVPYLGKFCSLEGNGEIGKVIGTTGETLQSYPLAITQLLITYHMLKALHLD, from the coding sequence ATGTCCGATCGCCCCATTGTTCTTGGTATTGTTGGCGATAGCGCTGCGGGTAAAACCACTCTTACTAAAGGAATTGCTCAAGTTTTGGGTGAAGAAAACGTCACCACCATTTGCACCGATGACTATCATCGCTACGATCGCACCCAGAGAGCCGAGATGGGCATTTCTGCGCTGCACCCCGACTGCAATTATCTAGACATTATTCAGCAGCACTTAGCCTTACTGCGGACTGGGCAACCCATCCTCAAGCCCATTTACAACCACACCACAGGCGGGTTTGATGCCCCCGAATACATCAAGCCCAGCAAATTTGTCATTGTTGAAGGGCTGTTAGGCTACTCGACGCGAGGAATGCGAGACAGCTACGACGTGAAGGTTTATCTGGCACCTCCCGAAACTTTGCGCACTGCCTGGAAAGTGAAGCGGGACACGCGCAAACGAGGCTACACCGAAGCCGAAGTGCTAGAGCAAATGCGGAAACGAGAGCATGACTCAGAAGCGTACATTCGTCCGCAGCGGCAGTGGGCTGACATGGTGGCGACCTTCTACCCACCGGCTGATAACGCCCAGCAAACTGATTTGATGCTTAATGTAAACTTAGTATTGCGTCCGACTTTGCCTCACCCCGAACTCAATAAAATTCTGCCCGAAGGGAGTGATTTGAGTTCAGCCGTGCGGTTAGAGCTACAGCGAGATATGGGTAAACCTGTCGATGTATTGGCGATCGATGGTCATGCTACAGCGGAACAGGTGCGGGAAATGGAACGCATGTTGTGCAGCGAAGTTCCTTACCTGGGTAAGTTCTGTAGCTTGGAGGGGAATGGAGAGATTGGGAAGGTGATTGGAACAACGGGAGAAACGCTGCAAAGCTATCCGCTGGCAATCACTCAGCTTTTGATCACGTATCATATGCTCAAAGCTCTGCATCTAGACTAG
- a CDS encoding HD domain-containing protein, translating into MQPNAGRTYHDPLHGAIALNGNDRTEALLIKLIDTPAFQRLRRVRQLGAASLTFHGAESSRFTHSLGVMAIARRAFDRITQDYSQLQVHRPTVLCAALLHDVGHGPFSHTCEEVFGSHHEHWTERIIHESAPVHNLLHEFDPGLIEQMILVYHKCHPVPLVWQLVTSQLDCDRLDYLMRDSHSTGASYGKLDLDRILMALGYDPVSQQLVVAGKGLAAIEHYLIVRYFMYAQIYNHPKNIAAAWGLQQAFQRAKDLMAIGKLQANDADDTVTAWLQQDCDRIPLAQYLNADDGVFTYHLQRWQHHGDPILADLCRRFIDRDLLKSTDITQLDKNQQALLLETVQQDLEQIGFLPQYYTGLRTALSRGYTLYQRGIKLQTERGLQEISQLSPLVKTLTEPWQRTWLLYPREVDLTLHLPTNRGAVGNSESKQSSC; encoded by the coding sequence GTGCAGCCTAACGCAGGGCGAACTTATCATGATCCGTTGCACGGGGCGATCGCGTTGAACGGCAATGATCGAACAGAAGCTCTGCTGATTAAGCTCATTGATACGCCCGCCTTTCAACGATTGCGACGAGTCCGCCAACTGGGTGCAGCAAGTCTAACGTTTCATGGCGCTGAGTCTTCGCGGTTTACCCACTCGCTAGGAGTAATGGCGATCGCGCGACGGGCTTTCGATCGCATTACCCAGGATTATTCTCAACTTCAAGTCCATCGTCCGACGGTGCTTTGTGCTGCGCTGCTGCATGATGTCGGGCATGGCCCCTTCAGTCACACCTGCGAGGAGGTATTTGGCAGTCATCATGAGCATTGGACAGAGCGAATCATTCATGAGTCTGCTCCGGTGCATAACCTGCTGCATGAGTTCGATCCAGGTTTGATTGAGCAGATGATCTTGGTTTACCACAAGTGCCACCCCGTTCCGTTGGTGTGGCAGTTAGTGACTAGTCAGTTAGATTGCGATCGCCTGGATTATTTAATGCGCGATAGTCACTCTACAGGTGCTTCCTACGGCAAGCTAGACCTCGATCGCATTCTTATGGCGCTGGGCTACGATCCCGTCAGTCAGCAGCTTGTGGTTGCCGGAAAAGGATTAGCGGCGATCGAGCATTATTTGATTGTTCGATACTTCATGTACGCCCAAATCTACAACCATCCCAAAAACATCGCGGCAGCTTGGGGTTTGCAGCAAGCGTTTCAGCGGGCAAAAGATTTAATGGCGATCGGGAAGTTACAAGCTAATGATGCCGATGACACAGTGACAGCTTGGCTTCAGCAAGATTGCGATCGAATCCCGCTGGCTCAGTATCTCAATGCCGATGACGGCGTTTTTACCTACCATTTGCAGCGCTGGCAGCACCACGGCGATCCGATTTTGGCGGATTTATGTCGTCGTTTTATCGATCGAGATTTACTAAAATCTACAGACATCACGCAACTTGACAAGAATCAGCAGGCATTGCTCTTAGAAACGGTTCAGCAAGATCTAGAACAAATCGGCTTCTTACCGCAATACTATACGGGGTTGCGAACTGCTCTCAGCCGGGGCTACACCCTTTATCAGCGAGGCATTAAACTTCAAACAGAGCGGGGACTACAAGAAATTAGTCAGCTTTCGCCTTTAGTCAAAACCCTCACGGAGCCTTGGCAACGCACTTGGTTGCTGTATCCCCGTGAGGTTGACCTAACGCTACACTTGCCGACGAATCGGGGTGCAGTGGGCAATTCAGAATCTAAACAAAGTAGTTGTTAA
- a CDS encoding glycosyltransferase — protein MQSSNFQADQNVGIEPGTRTEQKAISSRYPQGVASQAAVNLFVFLEIFEREGGIQSYAHDIFRSYSSFSKQPADVFLLRDGQDCTHPFQSELLNFHYFKHKSVQVGRLWMAIALCFYILKNRPQRVICGHINLAPLVRFLCQPLQIPYTVIVHGKEVWEPLPRPLRTALQQADEIWTVSRYSRDRAAASNHLDPRKIRLMPCAVDGDRFTPGEKSAALVERYGLVDATVMLTVARLWSGDIYKGVDMTIRALGAIAQSIPNIKYLVIGRGDDQPRLAQLAKDLGVGDRVVFAGFVPTTDLPEHYRLADAYVMPSQEGFGIVYLEAMACGVPVLAGDADGSADPLQDGTLGWRVPHRNAGAIAHACVEMLQQQAMRQGRSDGQWLRQQALDLFGQTAFTQRLQDALKQ, from the coding sequence ATGCAATCCTCTAACTTTCAGGCAGATCAAAATGTCGGTATAGAGCCAGGTACTAGGACTGAGCAAAAGGCGATCTCTTCGAGATACCCGCAAGGGGTCGCCTCTCAAGCTGCTGTTAATCTATTCGTCTTTCTAGAAATTTTTGAACGAGAGGGTGGCATTCAGTCTTATGCACATGATATTTTTCGCAGCTATTCAAGCTTCTCTAAGCAGCCTGCCGACGTTTTTTTGCTGAGAGATGGGCAAGACTGCACTCATCCTTTTCAGTCTGAACTGTTGAACTTTCACTATTTCAAGCACAAGTCTGTACAAGTGGGGCGCTTGTGGATGGCGATCGCCCTCTGCTTTTACATCCTCAAAAACCGCCCTCAGCGGGTCATCTGTGGGCATATTAATTTGGCACCCCTCGTTCGCTTTCTTTGCCAGCCTTTGCAAATTCCCTACACCGTCATCGTTCACGGCAAGGAAGTGTGGGAGCCATTGCCGCGCCCACTACGAACCGCCCTACAGCAAGCCGATGAAATTTGGACGGTCAGCCGCTATAGCCGCGATCGCGCTGCTGCTTCTAACCATCTCGACCCTCGTAAAATTCGGTTAATGCCCTGTGCTGTGGATGGCGATCGCTTTACACCGGGCGAAAAGTCGGCGGCGTTGGTCGAGCGCTATGGTTTGGTAGATGCGACAGTGATGCTAACGGTGGCGAGACTGTGGTCAGGGGATATTTACAAAGGGGTCGATATGACGATTCGGGCGTTAGGAGCGATCGCCCAGTCTATTCCCAACATCAAATACTTGGTGATTGGGCGTGGAGATGATCAGCCGCGATTGGCGCAACTAGCGAAAGATTTGGGAGTGGGCGATCGCGTCGTGTTTGCGGGGTTTGTGCCCACAACCGACCTACCCGAACATTATCGTCTTGCCGATGCTTATGTGATGCCTTCGCAAGAGGGCTTTGGCATTGTGTATTTAGAAGCGATGGCTTGCGGTGTGCCTGTATTGGCCGGTGATGCCGACGGTTCGGCTGATCCATTGCAAGATGGAACATTAGGCTGGCGGGTGCCCCACCGAAATGCGGGGGCGATCGCCCATGCCTGTGTCGAAATGCTTCAGCAGCAAGCGATGCGCCAAGGACGGAGTGATGGACAATGGCTACGGCAGCAGGCACTAGACTTATTTGGTCAGACAGCATTTACTCAACGCTTGCAAGATGCCTTAAAGCAATAA
- a CDS encoding type II toxin-antitoxin system PemK/MazF family toxin — protein MTSSPNRGEVWLVDLGYVAKVRPCLVVSTAVFSKERALVTLVPHTTRARGTRFEVDIEATFLRSGVFDAQNLVTIPYVKLIKKLGMLLPEQLAQVEEALCLWLDL, from the coding sequence ATGACCAGTAGTCCAAACCGAGGTGAAGTGTGGCTTGTTGATTTGGGCTATGTTGCAAAAGTTCGTCCTTGCTTGGTCGTCAGCACTGCTGTTTTTAGCAAGGAGCGGGCGCTGGTGACACTGGTTCCCCATACAACAAGGGCAAGAGGGACAAGATTTGAGGTTGACATTGAAGCTACGTTTCTACGATCGGGAGTCTTTGATGCTCAAAATCTAGTGACGATTCCGTATGTCAAGTTGATTAAAAAGCTCGGAATGCTGTTACCTGAGCAATTGGCACAGGTTGAGGAAGCGCTTTGTTTGTGGCTAGACTTATAA
- a CDS encoding YajQ family cyclic di-GMP-binding protein — protein sequence MASSSYSFDIVSDYDRQELVNTLDQTNREIIARYDLKDTKTTLELGAESIDVHTDSEFTLDSIHTILQQKAAKRNLSLKIFEYGKIESASGNRVRQEIKLKKGIPAEMGKQISKLIRDEFTKVQASIQGDAVRVSAKSKDELQAIIQRLKQEDYPMALQFNNYR from the coding sequence ATGGCTTCATCCTCCTATTCTTTTGATATTGTCAGCGACTACGATCGGCAAGAACTGGTCAATACCCTTGACCAAACCAACCGCGAAATCATTGCCCGCTACGACCTCAAAGACACCAAGACTACTTTAGAGCTAGGTGCCGAAAGTATTGACGTTCATACCGACAGCGAATTTACCCTCGACTCTATCCACACGATTCTTCAGCAAAAGGCCGCTAAACGAAATCTTTCCTTAAAAATCTTTGAGTATGGCAAAATCGAATCTGCCAGCGGCAACCGAGTTCGGCAGGAAATTAAGCTAAAAAAAGGCATTCCTGCTGAAATGGGTAAGCAAATCTCGAAGCTGATTCGGGATGAATTCACGAAAGTTCAGGCTTCAATTCAGGGTGATGCCGTGCGGGTTTCGGCAAAGTCGAAAGATGAGCTTCAGGCAATCATTCAGCGCCTCAAGCAAGAGGATTATCCGATGGCGTTGCAATTTAACAACTATCGATAA
- the psbV gene encoding cytochrome c-550, whose amino-acid sequence MFKKCIGLVVVAVFLAFQMFTGGAIAAELDAATRTVALNEAGGTVTLNLKQVAAGKRLFNYACGQCHAGGVTKTDPNVGLEPESLALATPRRDNLDSLVDYMKNPTTYDGLESIAELHPSTQSTDIFPKMRNLTEDDLVAIAGHILLQPKVVGDKWGGGKIYY is encoded by the coding sequence ATGTTTAAGAAATGCATCGGGCTAGTTGTGGTCGCTGTATTCCTTGCCTTCCAGATGTTTACGGGGGGAGCGATCGCTGCTGAATTAGATGCGGCGACTCGAACCGTAGCGTTGAACGAAGCCGGAGGAACAGTCACCCTTAATCTCAAGCAGGTGGCGGCGGGCAAGCGCTTGTTTAATTATGCCTGTGGTCAGTGCCATGCGGGTGGAGTCACCAAGACCGACCCCAACGTGGGGCTAGAGCCAGAGTCTTTGGCACTGGCAACCCCTCGCCGCGACAATCTCGACTCTTTGGTCGATTATATGAAAAACCCGACCACCTATGATGGTCTGGAATCCATTGCCGAGCTACACCCTAGCACCCAAAGTACCGACATCTTTCCTAAGATGCGGAACTTGACAGAAGATGATCTGGTGGCGATCGCTGGACACATTCTGCTTCAGCCCAAAGTGGTGGGCGACAAATGGGGCGGCGGCAAAATCTATTACTAA
- a CDS encoding MAPEG family protein gives MLQQLSVSATLLYAIAAAAALVYLPFLVVALGRVQVGYDPATPRALFDKLPDYAKRATWAHQNSFESFALFTAAALMAYVTKVDSPLAVQVAIAYVVARFFFSVFYILNVPLLRSLMFGIGTTGIIILMGLSLKQVNL, from the coding sequence ATGTTGCAACAACTTTCTGTATCCGCAACGTTACTGTATGCGATCGCCGCTGCGGCTGCGCTAGTTTATCTGCCGTTCCTGGTTGTGGCATTGGGGCGCGTTCAGGTGGGGTACGATCCAGCGACTCCACGCGCCCTGTTTGACAAGCTGCCCGACTATGCTAAACGAGCAACCTGGGCGCATCAGAACTCGTTTGAGTCGTTTGCACTATTTACAGCGGCGGCGTTAATGGCGTATGTCACAAAAGTAGACAGTCCTTTGGCGGTGCAGGTGGCGATCGCCTATGTCGTGGCTCGATTCTTCTTTTCGGTATTCTATATTTTGAATGTGCCCTTGTTGCGATCGCTCATGTTTGGCATCGGTACCACAGGAATTATTATCTTGATGGGGCTGAGTCTGAAGCAAGTTAATCTGTAG
- the lipA gene encoding lipoyl synthase, which translates to MTQVSKTVTVKPEWLRVKAPQWERVGGVKEILRDLALNTVCEEASCPNIGECFSAGTATFLIMGPACTRACPYCDIDFEKKPQALDPTEPDRLAEAVRRMNLNHVVITSVNRDDLPDGGASQFVKCIEAVRSLSPKTTIEVLIPDMCGDWAALAIILQAQPEVLNHNTETVPRLYKKVRPQGDYGRSLQLIQQTRQLAPSLYTKSGIMVGLGETDEEVRQTLQDLRNAGCDILTVGQYLQPSNKHLIVKEFVTPAQFDAWRAFGEAIGFLQVVSSPLTRSSYHAEQVRELMAQNPR; encoded by the coding sequence ATCACTCAGGTAAGCAAAACTGTGACAGTCAAACCGGAATGGCTAAGGGTTAAAGCACCCCAATGGGAGCGAGTTGGTGGCGTTAAAGAAATCCTGCGGGATTTAGCGCTGAATACAGTCTGCGAAGAGGCATCGTGTCCCAACATTGGCGAATGCTTTAGCGCTGGAACCGCTACCTTTTTGATCATGGGCCCTGCCTGCACCCGCGCCTGCCCCTACTGCGACATTGATTTTGAGAAAAAGCCCCAAGCCCTCGACCCGACAGAACCCGATCGCTTGGCTGAAGCCGTGCGGCGGATGAATTTGAACCATGTCGTCATTACTTCGGTGAACCGAGATGATTTGCCCGATGGTGGCGCTAGTCAGTTCGTTAAATGCATAGAGGCAGTGCGATCGCTTTCACCCAAAACCACCATTGAGGTGCTGATTCCTGACATGTGCGGCGATTGGGCAGCATTGGCGATCATTCTGCAAGCTCAGCCAGAAGTGTTGAACCACAATACTGAAACCGTGCCGCGACTCTATAAGAAAGTGCGCCCCCAGGGAGATTATGGGCGATCGCTCCAACTTATCCAGCAAACTCGCCAGCTTGCTCCATCGCTCTACACCAAATCGGGCATTATGGTGGGCTTAGGCGAAACTGATGAAGAAGTTCGTCAAACCTTGCAAGATTTACGGAATGCAGGCTGCGATATTTTAACCGTCGGGCAATATCTCCAGCCCAGCAACAAACATTTAATTGTCAAAGAGTTCGTCACGCCTGCTCAGTTTGATGCATGGCGAGCATTTGGAGAGGCGATCGGCTTTTTGCAGGTTGTGTCTTCGCCCCTGACCCGTAGCTCTTACCATGCAGAGCAGGTGCGGGAATTGATGGCGCAAAATCCTCGCTGA
- a CDS encoding GNAT family N-acetyltransferase, which translates to MEIKIDDLSGSEIAEFLEEHIREMKSVSPPESKHALDLEGLRKPEITFWTVWDDSRLIGCGAMKELDKNHAEIKSMRTTISYRGKGVAAMLLQHILNEAKLRGYRRISLETGSMPFFEPAHNLYAKYGFENCAPFSTYREDPNSIFMTKRL; encoded by the coding sequence GTGGAAATAAAGATTGACGATCTTTCTGGCTCTGAGATTGCTGAGTTTCTTGAGGAGCACATCAGAGAAATGAAATCCGTTTCGCCTCCTGAAAGTAAGCACGCTCTTGATTTAGAAGGGTTGAGAAAACCGGAAATCACATTTTGGACGGTCTGGGATGATAGCCGCCTGATCGGCTGTGGTGCAATGAAAGAATTGGACAAAAATCATGCCGAAATTAAGTCGATGCGTACAACTATCTCCTATAGAGGAAAGGGCGTTGCAGCGATGCTCCTTCAACATATTTTGAACGAAGCGAAGCTGCGAGGTTATCGGCGTATTAGTCTAGAAACTGGCTCAATGCCATTCTTTGAACCAGCGCACAATTTATACGCGAAATACGGTTTTGAGAACTGTGCGCCTTTTTCCACATATAGGGAAGATCCAAACAGTATTTTTATGACCAAGAGGCTGTAG
- a CDS encoding peptidase domain-containing ABC transporter produces the protein MLTNDPLAKTAWESPPLCWLNPEQQWKLNSQAQSSKFAMGEVVWSTDKPGQQFLLLSGNVRLVPLEGKSTMLKAGEWFGDLLGLSDEWKARAASKDVVVLVWSVTDWEALNSSEINQFWTSVRSRYQPNHSTAPQPVTGYPFISGMNTAAACLTMLSQHLDTPVQLDWMQRQLRGQRPKQVVNASEKAGFQLRRLLIGDWNDLRQTNFPALLRWQQDEHWVVAYGLRGNRLVIGDPMNPGKTCESMPRPLVEESWDGQLWQAELIQKQEKFNLTWFLPAVWKFRNLLSEVLLASFTLQLLGLGSPVITQVVIDKVMVQQSLSTLDVMAIALLGIGIFEAFLGGLRMFIFTHTTNRLDLALSAQLFRHLLRLPLSYFEARRVGDTVARVQELEEIRQFMTSTALTVVLDSIFSVVYLLMMAYYSLPMTGVALAVIPLFALLTLVATPILRNWLNETFNRSADSQSFLVETITGIHSVKAHAAEKTSRDRWEGLYARFIRTGFKANTTANISNHIGDFLTNFSALLILWFGARLVIDNQLTIGQLVAFQMLSGRVTGPLLRLIQLWQNLQEVLLAVDRIGDILNTPPEAEPGTGLTLPPLRGEVKFDKVFFRYIEEQEPILRGVSFDVEPGMFVGIVGRSGSGKSTLSKLIQRLYNAEAGRILIDGFDIKSADLSSLRPQISVVLQEDFLFNGSILENITMGNPEVSAEKVVEAARLAVAHDFVCDLHNGYDTNVGERGTSLSGGQRQRITLARMFLSEAPILILDEATSHLDAESEQQVLENLKRVSKDRTLFLIAHRFAPLKRADLILVMDKGVIVERGTHDHLIQQKGAYWSLYQRQQASV, from the coding sequence ATGCTGACCAATGATCCCCTTGCTAAGACAGCGTGGGAAAGCCCTCCCCTTTGCTGGCTCAATCCTGAACAACAGTGGAAACTGAACAGTCAGGCGCAGTCTAGTAAGTTTGCGATGGGCGAGGTGGTCTGGTCTACTGACAAGCCAGGTCAACAGTTTTTGTTACTGTCGGGCAACGTGCGGCTGGTGCCTCTTGAAGGCAAGTCTACGATGCTGAAGGCGGGAGAATGGTTTGGCGATTTGTTGGGCTTGTCGGATGAATGGAAGGCACGGGCAGCCAGTAAGGATGTGGTGGTGCTGGTCTGGTCAGTAACGGATTGGGAAGCGCTGAATTCATCTGAGATTAACCAGTTTTGGACATCAGTGCGATCGCGCTATCAGCCCAACCATTCCACGGCTCCGCAACCTGTGACCGGATATCCGTTTATCTCTGGCATGAACACCGCAGCGGCATGTCTCACCATGCTTTCGCAGCATCTAGATACGCCTGTGCAACTAGACTGGATGCAGCGACAGTTGCGGGGACAGCGCCCTAAGCAAGTAGTCAATGCTAGCGAAAAGGCAGGCTTTCAACTACGGCGGTTGCTGATTGGCGATTGGAATGACTTACGCCAAACTAACTTCCCGGCACTCTTACGCTGGCAGCAGGATGAGCATTGGGTGGTGGCGTATGGGCTACGGGGCAATCGCCTCGTCATTGGCGACCCCATGAACCCTGGTAAAACCTGCGAGAGTATGCCTCGTCCTCTGGTCGAAGAATCTTGGGATGGGCAGCTTTGGCAAGCGGAACTGATTCAAAAACAAGAAAAATTTAACCTCACCTGGTTCTTGCCTGCGGTCTGGAAGTTCCGCAACCTTTTGTCCGAGGTCTTGCTGGCTTCGTTTACGTTGCAGCTTTTGGGCTTGGGCAGTCCGGTCATCACTCAAGTGGTGATTGATAAGGTGATGGTGCAGCAAAGCCTTTCGACGTTAGATGTCATGGCGATCGCCCTGCTGGGTATTGGCATCTTTGAGGCATTCCTGGGCGGTCTGCGGATGTTCATCTTTACCCACACGACTAACCGCCTTGACTTAGCCCTATCGGCACAGCTTTTCCGCCATCTCCTCCGTCTTCCCCTGTCTTACTTTGAAGCCCGTCGAGTCGGTGACACCGTAGCGCGAGTGCAGGAACTGGAAGAAATTCGCCAGTTCATGACCAGTACTGCCTTGACAGTGGTGCTCGATAGTATCTTCTCAGTCGTCTATCTGTTGATGATGGCGTACTACAGCTTGCCCATGACTGGGGTGGCGCTGGCGGTAATTCCTCTGTTTGCCCTTTTGACGTTAGTCGCCACACCCATTTTGCGCAACTGGCTCAACGAAACGTTTAACCGCAGCGCCGATAGTCAGTCATTTTTAGTCGAGACGATCACGGGCATTCACTCAGTCAAGGCACATGCCGCAGAGAAAACCTCGCGCGATCGCTGGGAAGGTCTCTATGCCCGCTTCATCCGTACAGGCTTCAAAGCCAACACCACCGCCAATATTAGCAATCACATTGGCGACTTTCTGACCAATTTCTCTGCCCTGCTGATCCTTTGGTTTGGGGCACGATTGGTGATTGATAATCAACTTACCATTGGTCAACTCGTCGCCTTTCAAATGCTGTCGGGTCGAGTGACTGGGCCCTTGCTGCGCCTGATTCAGCTTTGGCAGAACCTTCAAGAAGTTTTGCTAGCCGTCGATCGCATTGGCGATATCCTCAACACGCCCCCCGAAGCCGAACCGGGCACAGGTTTAACTCTGCCGCCTCTGCGCGGTGAAGTGAAGTTTGACAAAGTATTTTTTCGCTACATCGAAGAACAAGAGCCAATTCTACGAGGCGTTTCCTTTGATGTAGAACCTGGCATGTTTGTCGGCATTGTCGGGCGCAGCGGTTCGGGTAAAAGCACGCTTTCTAAGCTGATCCAGAGGCTCTACAACGCCGAAGCCGGACGTATCCTCATTGACGGCTTTGATATTAAGAGCGCTGACTTATCATCCCTGCGTCCGCAAATTTCGGTGGTGCTCCAAGAAGACTTCTTGTTCAACGGCTCCATCCTCGAAAATATCACCATGGGCAACCCTGAGGTGAGCGCCGAAAAAGTTGTAGAGGCAGCGCGTCTAGCCGTCGCACACGATTTTGTCTGCGACCTGCACAATGGCTATGACACCAACGTTGGCGAGCGCGGCACCTCTCTTTCCGGCGGTCAGCGACAGCGAATCACTCTAGCACGGATGTTCTTATCCGAGGCACCCATCCTCATTTTGGATGAAGCGACGAGTCACCTTGATGCAGAATCAGAGCAGCAGGTTTTAGAAAACCTCAAGCGAGTCTCTAAAGATCGTACTTTGTTCCTGATTGCTCACCGTTTTGCGCCTCTAAAGCGGGCTGATCTAATTTTGGTAATGGATAAAGGTGTCATTGTGGAACGGGGCACCCATGACCATTTGATTCAACAAAAAGGGGCTTATTGGTCTTTGTACCAAAGACAACAGGCTTCAGTTTAG
- a CDS encoding DUF29 domain-containing protein encodes MQVPEVNPTTSLYETDFYAWTQEQVNLLRDRQWSQIDLHNLIDEVESLGKQQRQELRNRLSVLLSHLLKWEYQPHRSRSWLATIRVQRRDTLRLLKENPSLKSALADTLPEAYENGKDLAMGETDLPKQTFPLLCPYPLSQVLESRFYSGEMSTLTDEPDA; translated from the coding sequence ATGCAAGTGCCAGAAGTTAACCCCACCACGAGCCTTTACGAAACCGATTTCTATGCCTGGACTCAAGAGCAGGTGAATTTGCTGCGCGATCGCCAGTGGAGCCAAATTGACTTACACAATTTAATTGATGAGGTTGAATCTTTGGGCAAACAGCAACGCCAAGAGCTTCGTAATCGTTTGAGCGTGTTGCTAAGTCATTTGTTGAAGTGGGAATATCAACCACATCGAAGCCGCAGTTGGCTTGCAACCATTCGGGTGCAGCGTCGAGATACCTTACGGCTTCTGAAAGAAAACCCTAGCCTTAAGTCTGCCTTAGCAGATACGTTGCCGGAAGCCTACGAAAATGGCAAAGATCTAGCCATGGGTGAAACTGACCTGCCCAAGCAAACTTTTCCGTTGCTATGTCCTTACCCGCTAAGTCAGGTTTTAGAGAGTCGCTTTTACTCTGGGGAAATGAGTACATTGACTGACGAGCCAGACGCTTAG
- a CDS encoding DUF2281 domain-containing protein produces MTTDIEILQAIAKMPEPLKKEILHYANYLINNYSADISKETLPQKKRRSGILEGTFVLPLPDDFDEPLEDFREYME; encoded by the coding sequence ATGACAACTGACATAGAGATTCTTCAGGCTATTGCTAAAATGCCAGAACCTCTTAAAAAAGAGATTTTGCATTATGCTAACTATCTAATTAACAACTATTCAGCAGATATTTCCAAAGAAACCCTACCCCAGAAGAAACGCCGATCGGGTATTTTGGAAGGCACATTTGTTTTGCCATTGCCTGATGACTTTGATGAACCTCTCGAAGATTTTAGGGAATATATGGAATGA